A genomic stretch from Corynebacterium faecale includes:
- a CDS encoding DUF1707 SHOCT-like domain-containing protein: MNNMTEDNAPRRRASDDNRSATVEELSAALSRGQLTLAEFDERSSLAWSARYVDELRPLLADVTDSPSALPAHLDPHRPAPHHDPTSQAVARVSSQISGHQGGSPLSMSVMGGAERAGNWLCPSNHTSITVMGGNLVDLREASFESGSITIKAFALMGGIEVIVPEGVRVICDGFGLMGGFGSTVDKKATVPPSSLPRDAPVVKISGLAVMGGVSVVTKPRE, from the coding sequence ATGAACAACATGACGGAAGACAATGCCCCTCGCAGACGCGCCTCAGATGATAACCGCAGCGCAACCGTCGAAGAGCTCTCAGCAGCACTGTCCCGGGGCCAGCTCACCCTCGCAGAGTTCGATGAGCGATCATCCCTGGCATGGTCCGCACGCTACGTGGATGAGCTCCGCCCCCTCCTGGCGGATGTGACTGATTCTCCCAGCGCCCTGCCCGCCCACCTTGATCCCCACCGGCCGGCGCCACATCACGATCCCACCTCCCAGGCTGTGGCACGGGTCAGCAGCCAGATCAGCGGCCACCAGGGCGGATCGCCACTGTCAATGTCCGTCATGGGCGGTGCGGAACGTGCAGGCAACTGGCTATGCCCGAGCAATCACACCAGCATCACGGTGATGGGCGGCAATCTGGTGGATCTCCGTGAGGCCAGTTTCGAAAGCGGATCGATCACCATCAAGGCCTTCGCACTCATGGGTGGCATTGAGGTCATTGTCCCGGAGGGTGTGCGGGTGATCTGCGATGGCTTCGGCCTCATGGGTGGTTTCGGCTCCACGGTGGATAAGAAGGCCACTGTCCCGCCGTCCTCGCTCCCCCGTGACGCGCCGGTGGTCAAGATCAGTGGACTTGCCGTGATGGGCGGGGTTTCGGTGGTCACGAAGCCAAGAGAGTGA
- the rpsL gene encoding 30S ribosomal protein S12 gives MPTIQQLVRKGRHDKSTKVATAALKGSPQRRGVCTRVYTTTPKKPNSALRKVARVRLTSGIEVSAYIPGEGHNLQEHSMVLVRGGRVKDLPGVRYKIVRGALDTQGVKDRKQARSRYGAKRG, from the coding sequence ATGCCAACTATTCAGCAGCTGGTCCGCAAGGGCCGCCACGATAAGTCCACCAAGGTGGCTACCGCGGCACTGAAGGGTTCCCCTCAGCGTCGTGGCGTGTGCACCCGTGTGTACACCACCACCCCTAAGAAGCCTAACTCTGCTCTGCGTAAGGTCGCCCGTGTGCGCCTCACCTCCGGCATTGAGGTTTCCGCCTACATCCCAGGTGAGGGCCACAACCTCCAGGAGCACTCCATGGTGCTCGTTCGCGGTGGTCGTGTTAAGGACCTCCCGGGTGTCCGTTACAAGATCGTTCGCGGCGCACTGGATACCCAGGGCGTCAAGGACCGCAAGCAGGCTCGTTCCCGCTACGGCGCGAAGAGGGGATAA
- the rpsG gene encoding 30S ribosomal protein S7, whose translation MRKSAAPKRPIVKDPVYDSQLVTQLVNKILTGGKKSTAERIVYGALEICREKTGLEPVGTLEKALGNVRPDLEVRSRRVGGATYQVPVEVRPDRSTTLALRWLVTFTRQRRENTMIERLANEIMDAANGLGASVKRREDTHKMAEANRAFAHYRW comes from the coding sequence ATGCGTAAGTCAGCAGCTCCCAAGCGTCCTATTGTCAAGGACCCAGTCTACGATTCACAGCTGGTCACCCAGCTCGTGAACAAGATCCTCACCGGTGGCAAGAAGTCCACCGCAGAGCGCATCGTCTACGGTGCCCTCGAGATCTGCCGCGAGAAGACCGGCCTTGAGCCAGTCGGAACCCTGGAAAAGGCTCTGGGCAACGTCCGTCCAGACCTCGAGGTTCGTTCACGCCGTGTCGGTGGCGCAACCTACCAGGTTCCTGTTGAGGTCCGTCCGGACCGCTCCACCACCCTGGCTCTGCGTTGGTTGGTGACCTTCACCCGTCAGCGTCGTGAGAACACGATGATCGAGCGTCTCGCCAACGAGATCATGGATGCGGCCAACGGCCTTGGTGCTTCCGTGAAGCGTCGTGAGGACACTCACAAGATGGCTGAGGCCAACCGCGCCTTCGCTCACTACCGCTGGTAG